The following is a genomic window from Spirosoma foliorum.
GTCACATTCAACGCCAGCAAGGGCTTGGTAGTACGAATACTACCCACCTGTTGCCAAAGCACCACTTCAGTACCAGGCTGTAATCTGTATTCGCCATAAGGCGTCAAGAGAGGAGGTAGTTTGGATAAAATATCGAGCCGGGCCGGGTCGAAGTTCAACTGTTTAAACTCCTGATTGAATGCCCCCGTTACTTTATCGCTCTGATTGGGCTGAGCCGACACTTGCATTACCGAGTTTGAGTTGTTAAACGGCCCAAGTGAAGACTGATTTCCCAATACAAATAATACAGGCGTATTTTTCGCCAAATACTTTTGAATCAATGGAGTACCTACCCCTCCATTATCGGGAATCTGATGCAGGATAATCAGATCATACGTCTTTTCTGCTGGTGGAGTGGCCTCTGCGGGTGTTCCGGTCAGAATCCGGATATCAAGTTCGTAATTCTGGTTTCGCTCCAGAATGTTGCGAATGGCTTTTATATCAGGGTGAGGAGCTAATGCCAACAGCAAAACTTTCTCTTTGCCATCAATCACATCCAGATAAACATCCTGGCGATTATTGAGTGTACTGAATTCGCCCGGTTGTGGCAGTACCTCTACCACAAAATGCTGAACGCCTTTTTGGGTTGCCGTCGCCTGAAACGTCAATTGGTTGAACGTATCGTTTTTGCCAAAATTGACAGACTGACGACCAAGCTCCTTACCATTTTGTCGCAACACAACCGTTGCACTTCGCCCCTGAAATCCATTGCTAACAATCTCGGCCTGGACCGGAAACTGATTACCCAGGTAAGCAATCCGGTTCGCAACGATTCCTTTAAGCTGAATGTCTTTTTTGGGAATCGTATCGCCAAGGCCGACTGTTTGAACAGCAAATGGATATTGGCCAAACGTAGGCGACATGCCCTGATTGAAAATCCCATCCGACACTAGTACAACATCTGTCAGGTTACGCCCTTCGTAGTCAGAACGAATACCCGACAATAAGCCCGATAAATCTGTGGTGCGTCGCGTAAAGGGAATTTGGGTAAGATCGGCATCCGTAACGCTATCTCCAAACGTTCGTATCGCCACATCCAATCCTTTGTCGGTCAACTGCTGCCGTAGCGTTTGCAAACCAGCCAGCGCCTTGTTCAGTGCCGGACGCCCTGCCGCTGCCACCGACTCTGAATTATCGACAGCGAGCACGACCTTGGGTTTTTCGGTGAGCGTTCTGAGACTACGGATCAGGGGGTTGAGCAGCAGAAAGCATAGGAAGCTTACGATTACAAACCGCAATGCGGCCAGCCCATATGTCGTTCGCTTGTCGAAACCACCAACCGTTACACCACTACCTACAAGGCGAGGCAGTGGCTGGTACATGGCAAACGCATAGGCTGCTCCCACAAGCAGGCAAACCAAAATCCACCAGGGCGAGGATTGAAAAAAGAAGGTCATTTACGATTTACGAATTACGATGTACGACTTACCAATTACGCAATCTGTAACGAAATCGTACATCGTAATTCGTAAATCGTAAATCCATTAGGTTAGCATTCCGCCATCTACCTGCAACACTTGCCCGGTAATATAGCGGGAAAGGTCGGAAGCTAAGAAAACGGCACAGTCGGCTACTTCCCCGGGTTGACCACCTCGTTTCATCGGAATTTGCTGTTTCCAATCTTCGAGTGCCTTCTCATTGATTTCGCCTGTCATTTCGGTTTCGATAAAGCCCGGTGCAATAGCATTGGAACGGATATTCCGTGAGCCCAACTCCAGCGCAACCGATTTGGTAAACCCAATGATTCCTGCTTTGGATGCGGCATAGTTAGCCTGACCTGCATTCCCCCGAATACCCACTACAGATGTCAGGTTAATGATTGAGCCCGACTTTGCCTTCATCATAGGCTTGGTCACTGCTTTCGTCAGGTTAAATACCGACTTTAAATTAACGGTAATTACGGTATCCCATTGTTCTTCGGTCATACGCATGAGCAAACCGTCTTTGGTAATACCGGCATTATTGATGAGTACATCCAGTTTGCCGAAATCGGCGATCACCTGATTGACGAGTTCTTCAGCAGCCTGATAGTTCGAGGCATCTGAACGATATCCTTTAACCTGGCCACCAAATGCACGAAGTTCTTCTTCCAGCGCCTGCCCTTTTTCTACGCTTGATAAATACGTGAAGGCAACGGCAGCACCTTCCTGCGCAAATTTCTGTGCCATAGCCCGCCCAATTCCGCGTGAGGCTCCGGTAATGAGGGCAACTTTTCCTTTCAGTAAATCCATTGATAAAAGCAATGTAAAATGAATAATGTATAGTAAAGCAGATGAAGCCTACTTTATCGTTATACATTTTACATTATTCATTTTACATTTTTATTTTAATAAGTTTTGTCAAAATTAGCGGTTTGGTCCGAAACGACAAGGTAACTCCGGGTTTTGGTTTAGCGAGTAAGCTGCGTTAATTTACCTCAAATTAAGCCATTTATTATGCGCTCCTACATCCTACCTGCCTTGCTATGGTTGACTACAGCAGTAACCTATGCTCAGAAAATACAAG
Proteins encoded in this region:
- a CDS encoding VWA domain-containing protein gives rise to the protein MTFFFQSSPWWILVCLLVGAAYAFAMYQPLPRLVGSGVTVGGFDKRTTYGLAALRFVIVSFLCFLLLNPLIRSLRTLTEKPKVVLAVDNSESVAAAGRPALNKALAGLQTLRQQLTDKGLDVAIRTFGDSVTDADLTQIPFTRRTTDLSGLLSGIRSDYEGRNLTDVVLVSDGIFNQGMSPTFGQYPFAVQTVGLGDTIPKKDIQLKGIVANRIAYLGNQFPVQAEIVSNGFQGRSATVVLRQNGKELGRQSVNFGKNDTFNQLTFQATATQKGVQHFVVEVLPQPGEFSTLNNRQDVYLDVIDGKEKVLLLALAPHPDIKAIRNILERNQNYELDIRILTGTPAEATPPAEKTYDLIILHQIPDNGGVGTPLIQKYLAKNTPVLFVLGNQSSLGPFNNSNSVMQVSAQPNQSDKVTGAFNQEFKQLNFDPARLDILSKLPPLLTPYGEYRLQPGTEVVLWQQVGSIRTTKPLLALNVTSPRKTAVLAGEGLWAWRLEEYALTNKQEVVDELIQKVIQLISVKEDRRKLRVYPIRNEFVAGEKVVFETELYNDIYERVFDKPVRLEISDEKGVTRSFNYTPTAANSRFEISRLPEGAYRFKASVTVNEKAEQSSGQFVVRDLQLEALNTTADHGILRQLAQQTGGQFFTANQTDELVRKLTAQSHPARLTSTEEMNELINWRWLFFVVLTLAAVEWGLRKFYGGY
- the fabG gene encoding 3-oxoacyl-[acyl-carrier-protein] reductase, with protein sequence MDLLKGKVALITGASRGIGRAMAQKFAQEGAAVAFTYLSSVEKGQALEEELRAFGGQVKGYRSDASNYQAAEELVNQVIADFGKLDVLINNAGITKDGLLMRMTEEQWDTVITVNLKSVFNLTKAVTKPMMKAKSGSIINLTSVVGIRGNAGQANYAASKAGIIGFTKSVALELGSRNIRSNAIAPGFIETEMTGEINEKALEDWKQQIPMKRGGQPGEVADCAVFLASDLSRYITGQVLQVDGGMLT